The window TGTTTCTCGCATAAAAGGGAGCTGGTTCTCCTGGCACCCCAATAGGAAGCCCGTTGTCCAGGGATGATATCCCTGACGATTCTCCGGGAATCGCTGACAATCGCGGAAGCTCCCTGCGCCGCGATCGGACCGAACGTCCACGTTAAACCGGAGTTAGCGACGAACTGTGTCAATACCCGCGTTCGCTCCTTAATTTATCACTAAATGCACGGCCAGAGATGGGGCATTCGCTCGTCCGGATTTTGCTCAATTGGGAAAAGTACTAGACGCGTGTTAATAAGAAAACAACGCTAATTTGCTTCTCTTCCGTAGGTATATGGAGGTACAAGTACACGGTAGTAAGGTAAAAACGAGTTTAGAGAAGTGAAACAACGCTCTCGTAGCTAGCAGTCGATTGAATTATGAATATAAATTATGAATGGTGGTCAATGGTAGAAACAGTAGGCACTGTGGGTTTCAGGATATTGAGAAGTATAAATATTCCATTGGGGAATTATGCATTTGTATCTCTAGACTCGTAATTTACAATAGTCACGCGGCACGCAAAGTGTTGAATTATAGAAATTAGACTGTTCGAAGCGCACGTGTCGATTAGTTGCCAAGGAATCTATCGCGGTATAAGACTCTTCgttgataaaaataatattatctaTAGTTTGGCGTGGGATCTCTAATAGCAGGTACTCATGGGGCATTAGTTAGCGTTGGTTCTGTCACGTGTTTCTTAATCTGTAAATTTCACGCGTCACGTGTATCGATAGTTAAAATTTCTTTGGACGTGATGCTTAAACCTGAAGCGCAGTTTCTCGGTCATCGCTAAATTGAAGTTCAAATCTAGCGTGCGAAAATGCATCTTGATAATAAGTTAACTATACACAGTATAGTAACAGCGAAACATATGAAATACCTAGTACAGTAAGACGCGCAAGGGATTTCGAGAAGAGACAATAGAATTAGTGTGGGGTTCGCAGCACGAGCCCTATCACAGATATTTATAACGTCCACCAGTACATGTGTACTTCTTTATTGCACTGGTAATAAAACGTGCTTACTATATATTCACTTTATCGACGATTAAATCTACAGATTATTGTAGCGCTATCTTACATTTCGTTGAACAAAATATTTGCTAAAACCTAAATGAGAAAGACGATACGTGGAAGTACATCCTTTCCGCAGAAATACGTTTGAACTTGAAGTCATTTGAACATCCCTTCAGGAGCAATTCGTAATCTCTTCAGGGTTGTTCCGAGATCTCTTCAGGGTCAGTTCGTAATCTCTTCAGGATCAGTTCGTAATCTCTTCAGGGTTGGTTCGAGATCTCTACAGGGTTGTTTCAAGATGTCTTCAGGGTCAGTTCGTAATCTCTTCAGGATTGATTCGAGAACTCTTCAAAGTTGTTTCAAGATCTCTTCAGGGTCAGTTCGTAATATCTCTTCAGGGTTGTTTCGAGATCTCTTCAGGGTTGTTTCAAGATCTCTTCAGGGTCATTTCGTAATCTCTTCAGGATTGGTTCGAGATCTCTTCAAAGTTGTTTCAAGATCTCTTCAGGGTTGTTTCGAGATCTCTTCAGGGTCATTTCGTAATCTCTTCAAGGTTGTTTCAAGATCTCTTCAGGGTCATTTCAAGATCTCTTCAGGGTAATTTTAAcatcactttaatttttatttcgcacGCCATGATCTCAAAGTGATACCACAAGGTCAGTTCAAGGTAATTCTACGCTATAGATTGATTACTCTCGTGCCAGGTATTTCGAATCTCCCGCAAACAATACAGGTGGCGCCAGCGTTAGACAGAGTTCCATGTAACCTCGATATTTATATAGTCCAAGCTGTGTACCATAACCTATCGCGTTGTTTCGTAAGCATTGTGTATCGTAAATAGTAATTCCAGCGACCGCTGCTTCATGTTTTCCCGTCTTTCCCCTAATATTCTAAGAAAGTAGAAGTGAGCGTAAAAAATGGACGAATCAGTGGAACTCATGGACGTGGAGGTGATTCCTCCCGCGGATGACAGCAAAGCTGTTGATTCAGACCAAACGAGCGTGAAAACGTTTAATTCGAACAACGTGCAAGTACCCGAGGTAAAGgactattaattattaatcacgCTCCATCAATGATCCTCAAATTCGTTTGATTCTTCTTATTAACCTCCCGTTTCTGTGCCCTGAAATGTTgcattataaatttgttttcctCTTGTCTTACTGTCTCATCGCTTACTGTGGTACATTTGTTTCATCCAAATAGGTACAGACAGATAGCCATTGCGAGAATAGTGGCGATGCATTTATGGCTGGCATAGACATATTTGGCAAGGAAGAGAAATTAAAAATGGAAGAGAGAGCCAAGCGTTTCGGGCTAACGGAGAAGACTAATTTGCCAAGCCCGGAACAAGAGTTGTATTCTAGGTGAATATTCTGATAGATATTATTTCGGAGGGGTACAGGATATGACGATTAAATGTGAGATGCTCTATGTTGTCTTACTTTTAGCATGGGGGTTGTAGAAGACAATGAGAATACAAAGAATATCAGACTGAATGTGATACACGTGAGAGGAACCGAAGAAATGAGCACCAAAGATGTCTTCAAGTATTTTGAGGATTATGCTCCTGCATCCATTGAGTGGATTAACGACGTGTCGTGTAAGAATGGTTTATAAGTTAACAAGCTTTACAATAGAAGAGCTACCAGCATTTCATTAATACGTAATGCATTACAGGCAATGTTGTATGGTTGGACAATTTGTCAGCAGCTAGAGGAATGCTGGGACTATCGAAGAGAATTATCGGTTTAGACAAACAGAATTATAGAAGCGCAAAGCTGCACGATGATAATCCTGACGAAGAGAATAATGTAACTAACGAAGACTGTACCATAGAAATGGTAGATGACACTGAGAGTACAAACACAGCGAAGGATGCTACGCAGGAAGGGGACTACATAAGCATCAAGGATATTAAGTATCCATTACCTCCGGGAATGTGGAGGAAAGGTATAGATTGTGCGAAATCTAAAGCAATATTTCTTAGGTTTGCTACTAGGGCTGATAAGAAACAACCAAACGCGGAAAAGATGAGCGAATATTACAAGAAATACGGCAATCCCAATTTTGGAGGTAATACCACGTACTACGATCATACTTGTAACAAAAGCGTAAGCAGTTTACTTGAATATCCTTCTTTGTAGGTGTTAAAGGAATCTTGACCGAGTCTCGTAAACGAATGTACAAACAAATCAAGCAGaacaaaagaaaattcaaagagAATCAGGAAGAGGATGTCGAGGATAAGAAACGTTCGAAGAATCCGTGGGGTGAATTATCTGAGTGCTGGGGTGTGAACGACACTACGGAGGATGATTTCGGCACGAGAACTGAGCAGAAGGATCAAGGCCGCAGCGTGAAGGAAAGACTAGGCGTGAAGTATCCCTCGAAAGAGCCAACCCACTCCGAGGAACAGCAGGACAGCTCGAGTAGCGACAGTGAGAACGAATGGTGCAAAAGGAGTAAAGTGTTGCGAATGCGGATGCACgcggacgacgaagaggaaaagATCCACAAGCGACGCGCGAAAATACAGCAGCAGGTAAGCGGATTCTTAATCGATTGTTTTACACGCAATAGGACTCCGTTCCAACGTTTGTACATTCATTTGCAGACGATCCTGAACACCTTGAGCAGAGGCTGTGATTTACGATCGAGGCTAGGCAAGTCGAAGAAGGGGACGCAGTTCCGCGATGCGATCCAAGTAGTTGTGACGAATACAAACGCAACGAAGTCGAGCTCGTTGAAGCTTAACGATTCAGAGGTAACCATTAATGCTATGGTACTTAGTTTTTCACCTACAAGTGTGTGTTCTCGTTCCGTAGGAGGAGGATGGTGAAATCGTGGACGACAATGCGAGTCAGGAAAAGGAGGAAGGTGAGTGGCAGCCGTCCGACGAGGAAGAGCagaaggacgaggaggacgaggagtaTAGCGACAATGATAGCGACAGACCAGTGAAAGAAGTCCAGGGACCTAAAGGCAGCGTGATAAAAGTAGTTCAACACAAACCTCGCCTTGCTTCCACGGTGTGGGCGAGACTGAACCACGTGAAGAGCGAGGTTACTGATAATTCCGTCAAGGACAGGTAATAAGTTTAATAAATCTTCTGTTCGCGCGAATGAGTGTCCTGTATCGTGTAATATTTTAAAGGCAATCGAGAGTGCGAGACCTGAGGAGTACTTTGAAGGCTGGTGATCTTCGGTCTCGGATCGGTAATCACACGAGAGGGCGGTCTCCCTTGAGGATAGAAGTGAAAAATGACAAGTATACAGAAGAGGGCAGTGAAACGGAATAATCTGTTGACTAGTTGAATGAATTAAAGACGCGAGGCACGGTGGTATGTTTCAGTGAAAAGAACAGGATGGTGCAAAACTTTTATAATTTGGGTGTATACAAAGATAGAACGTGCATTCATTACGCCTGGGTCAGATACACTTCATTTAATTTCGCATAAAGAGATGTGATTCACCAGCAGGCATACATTGAATCTTTAACGCTGCCCAGCGTTAATAATTTTTACACATTAATACTGAACATCACCTTCTTACTCTTAAAACGATATATTAACGAATGGGTAATAAGTGCTTCCTGGCGTGTATGTAAATATTATCTGGCGCAGATAATAATGGGAAAGAAACTTTCGTTAACACATTGGGCATGAACagagtatatttttaaatattcgttTGCGCAATATAGACTCGGTATTTAAAGAGAGAAGATATTTCGCCCAGGGGCGAATTATCTTCGGACACATCATCGACGAAGGGACAGAAGTTATGCAAACGAGTATTTAATCGATTatgtattaaaagaatatacatagtaacttaaaatgttaccttttgtttgaaaaattgctATGGCGAAACCAGCGAAGCAACAAGCTCCTAAATACTCGACACagaattgtaaataaaaataaacttgtaCGCGATTAATGCGACACGTACAGACCACATTTAGAGTATATATTTTCCTTATGTATTTTGCAAATAATGAAATGTTTCGAGATCTGTGATTTCTTAGACATGTACTTTAAAAGAGCAAGGGATAGGTTCCGGTAATAATACATCGCCAATCCTCTAATTCTAATTAGAAAACGGAAGCTTTGTTGTGCGAGAACTTTTCGCGTATCCAATACGGCGTGAAACGAAACTGCAACAAAATTATAGCAGAGCTTTATCCGCATTGAGAAAATAGGGATAAGAATAATTGTGACATCGATTCCGAATAATTGACCAATAAAGCCGCTTTTATATTAGCACAATAATACTTTTTGAATAGTCATTTCGAATACAATAATTGATCATTATCGTTTCAATATGATTcaagtataatatatattcatcATTTTATATGAACAACAATTATTCGGAGAAATGATTGAGGTGATTTAAAAAAAGCGACATTTCCCGTCGAAGAACACAGTGAATTATCGAAATATTATTCTGTAGCCGCATTCATAGAAATCTATAACGATACTTTGATTCTTTCTGCTAATTTAATATCATTTTTCCTGCACGCTTCGTCGTTTGTAACAAAAATTCTGTACCATCATGATTTGTTTCAGAATACATAGAAGTGTTCACCGAGCTACAATTACATATCGGTTTAAAGACAGTTCCAGTACTAAATTTTATGAATGCAGCTGGAGGCACGAGGTAATTTCATGCATTAACAAACGAGATGCGatattttttataccacttAGCGATCAAATGTTCGTATATTACGTGCTTTATTTAACGCCACCCTTCTTGCTAGCTATATCCTCTAACTGTGCATCGACTTCCCAATCTCATATCTACGTGATtatatgttttatttaattGAGACGGTCTGCAAATTGCGAACGAGCTTCGGTAATCAAGTAAccactatttttaatttagaatcAGAAATATCAATCTCGTTTGCTAAAAGGCAATCGTGCAAGATATCGTGGATCTCTTTCCTCTGTCATACATAAAAATCGTTAATGCGTCTTCTAATTACAGCTTTCCCATTTTCTTTTTATCGCGTCGGTCGATAAACGCGTTTCATCGTTCGCCTTCGCTCTCTatccctcattttttttttgttctttttgtttTATCATAAATGACGTATAACATTGAAAATCCATAGACGAAATAGTCTTTCAATAttcggatatatatatatacatatatatatatatatataagatatgAATCGGCAACAACAACAAATACACGCAACATTAAGTATATTAGGCCTGATGATATCGATAATATCTCTAGCAGTGTATGTTATTAAACACTACGATCTATCGTTGCTCTCAATCCGCTTGCATCCCGTGCCTCTTTCTTTTCGCGATAATGGTGTTCCAATGTTATCCGTTCCTTCTTATGATTATCAGCGATTTCAGTCGTTTGAGAAATTAAGAACGCGGTCGTTTAATGATAGAAGAGACACTTCCATGAAATTTGTATGGTCGCAGCAAGTGCGATATTTGATATATCACGATCACAGcagatttatataataatacgtGTACTTTATTCTCGAGTTACTATTCAAGAACGTGGAAAAGTGTAATTAAACATCAAGATTGCAGAAGTTTCGTCGTAACTTTTCTTTATATTTGATGCTCGAAAGAGAACAGACAAATTTGATGGAATTCAATAGCATTACAACTTTGCCCTGTCAACGCACGATATTGTTTTTATATCGCTTACGACCTTATGCCTATGAAAAAATAGAGTTTCAGACTTGTTGATCTGCGAATTTTCCACGCCGACCGGTTAACACAGAATCGAGTCTGAAAGCCAACAAGCCGTGTATGATT is drawn from Andrena cerasifolii isolate SP2316 chromosome 8, iyAndCera1_principal, whole genome shotgun sequence and contains these coding sequences:
- the LOC143372168 gene encoding uncharacterized protein LOC143372168, producing the protein MDESVELMDVEVIPPADDSKAVDSDQTSVKTFNSNNVQVPEVQTDSHCENSGDAFMAGIDIFGKEEKLKMEERAKRFGLTEKTNLPSPEQELYSSMGVVEDNENTKNIRLNVIHVRGTEEMSTKDVFKYFEDYAPASIEWINDVSCNVVWLDNLSAARGMLGLSKRIIGLDKQNYRSAKLHDDNPDEENNVTNEDCTIEMVDDTESTNTAKDATQEGDYISIKDIKYPLPPGMWRKGIDCAKSKAIFLRFATRADKKQPNAEKMSEYYKKYGNPNFGGVKGILTESRKRMYKQIKQNKRKFKENQEEDVEDKKRSKNPWGELSECWGVNDTTEDDFGTRTEQKDQGRSVKERLGVKYPSKEPTHSEEQQDSSSSDSENEWCKRSKVLRMRMHADDEEEKIHKRRAKIQQQTILNTLSRGCDLRSRLGKSKKGTQFRDAIQVVVTNTNATKSSSLKLNDSEEEDGEIVDDNASQEKEEGEWQPSDEEEQKDEEDEEYSDNDSDRPVKEVQGPKGSVIKVVQHKPRLASTVWARLNHVKSEVTDNSVKDRQSRVRDLRSTLKAGDLRSRIGNHTRGRSPLRIEVKNDKYTEEGSETE